In one window of Solanum pennellii chromosome 2, SPENNV200 DNA:
- the LOC107010344 gene encoding calcium-binding protein KRP1-like, whose product MATLGRDVVFEDFFPSMVEKLGSEGFLKELKNGFRALMDKEREVITFESLKRNSALLGLEGMSDDELMCMLREGDLNGDDCLNEKEFCVLMVRLSPDLMEKSRMWFAQSIENDLM is encoded by the coding sequence ATGGCTACATTGGGACGTGACGTTGTGTTTGAGGATTTTTTTCCATCAATGGTGGAGAAACTAGGGTCAGAAGGGTTCTTGAAGGAGCTAAAGAACGGGTTCCGGGCATTGATGGATAAGGAGAGGGAAGTGATCACGTTTGAGAGCTTGAAGAGGAATTCGGCGTTGTTAGGGTTGGAAGGAATGAGTGATGATGAACTAATGTGTATGTTGAGGGAAGGGGATTTGAATGGAGATGATTGCTTGAATGAGAAAGAATTTTGTGTGCTAATGGTGAGGTTGAGCCCTGATTTGATGGAAAAATCGAGAATGTGGTTCGCTCAGAGCATTGAAAATGATCTGATGTAG